A window of Pirellula sp. SH-Sr6A contains these coding sequences:
- a CDS encoding vWA domain-containing protein — protein sequence MRLFLGMNRALLLGVGLLWSCSALAADQSSRMLTFEDRGQTHFALSLTTSQLEAVPGKAKRVAVVVDTSASQSGTYRSDSLELAERILAGLSDASVVALLGCDIEPSVLGVGAPGSAEIASGIEKLKQTVPLGTTDLVAALSKAREVLGEGNDASILYIGDGFHRCNLLEPKGFESLIRTLRETRTTVNAMAIGPDADVEFLATIANHTGGMVHVHRNIAGASNQQMAVQLAKECTAPVFWPSDATWPDSIEVAYPEMVPPLRTDRDSILVGTLKGPTAEGRVSLRGVIAGKEVGLDWSVQTEGLNPDLAFLPKVVEKARLDGGLLLPTAGSDALKSLGSVLMSSSEELVKDARYALGSGDRESAIAIATEALKRSPNSLSAKNVLDAAMAMESTDNPARRPAASSDASKGAELPKEKPVKAPSARPKIVKFIAFQAGDDPFGAPATQPAQDPFEDDKSAAPPSNVVPPSTPVVPAEPAPAPAPALSSDAGSMLGAPGVAYDELADAGELLREDESLRRVAAQQLEAQVKAEIASARRASMPGAPSTDYSAMKLSLKALLDQVRRAPELDAGSRVRLEKSVAEAIQRAARAEAAKREEIAREEAVRSAQSATQRLLAESERREETIKQLVDRYDSLMRQQMYSAANTEVAPQITSLDRESVIDVVTNLESNMAANARLIEDVINQRNKAFVDSLYLNEVGLVPFVDEPPIRYPPHDVWQALSRRRLERYGSIDLSGGKESERKIYRSLDEKVNVDFNGLPLSAVLSRFADDQGIPIVPDEKALEEETISLDEPITLQLASDVSFRSALKLILEPLNLTYVIEDEVMRITTKQSSANVVRVYPVGDLVIPVLPGMAGGGMMGGMGGMGGMGGGMGGMGGMGGMGGMGGMGGMGGMGGGMGGMGGMGMGGMGGGMFDVNDTTQKSPSAAKSPAQLVDEISSDDENVKLAAETELSKWVLSKMTAGKKEIEAGNTQEATRHFQEVIDTVNEAMRRSLPAAWMYDALSTAMQANEYSPQSIRRVLLSALDYGAGEEDAIKIARYLSGAGMKKEALKVLRDVHVSSPMNKDALSLALAIATDTEDLDGMRWASAGVLRQSWTDDALPLIEKALLTARACYIRMTDNKETMNAYTFEQELKDARTRDLIVRVVWTGDADLDISVEEPAGTVCDQQNSHTASGGVHLGDGSSLGKSAKDGYSESYVCGQGYAGAYKIIIKKIWGEVAGGKVTVNILSDYGTPEVKVIQQVVEMGPTAPMAVVIAHVKNGHRSQPIEEAYLAKVRTAKNAMGAAILAQQAGNAANNGAPNNGAAGANNNADAGSLSDLELFWARYWAAQNNNGGLNNGRLPFFGRGAVGYQPQITVIPSGAFMTPLAVISGDRRYVRIGFLQPPSFNDIISVDTFNISTGTTGNGAGGGLGGGGLGGGGLGGGGGLGGGGGFGGGGLF from the coding sequence ATGCGACTGTTTCTGGGTATGAATCGAGCTCTTTTGCTCGGCGTCGGGCTTCTTTGGAGCTGTTCGGCGTTGGCAGCGGATCAGAGTTCACGCATGCTGACTTTTGAGGATCGTGGGCAGACTCATTTTGCGTTGAGTTTGACGACTTCTCAGTTGGAAGCGGTACCGGGCAAAGCGAAGCGTGTTGCGGTGGTAGTCGACACATCGGCGTCGCAGAGCGGGACCTACCGCAGCGATTCGCTGGAGCTTGCCGAGCGAATTTTGGCAGGTTTGTCGGACGCATCGGTGGTCGCGTTGTTAGGTTGTGACATCGAACCGTCCGTGTTGGGGGTGGGTGCTCCCGGGAGTGCGGAGATCGCTTCGGGAATTGAAAAGCTGAAGCAGACTGTTCCATTGGGGACGACCGATTTGGTGGCAGCGTTGTCGAAGGCGCGCGAGGTGTTAGGCGAGGGGAACGACGCGAGTATTTTGTACATAGGGGACGGGTTCCATCGTTGTAATTTGTTGGAGCCGAAGGGATTTGAGTCGTTGATTCGGACGTTGCGAGAGACCCGAACAACGGTGAACGCGATGGCGATTGGGCCGGACGCCGATGTGGAGTTTTTGGCGACGATTGCGAATCACACGGGTGGTATGGTTCACGTCCATCGCAATATTGCGGGCGCTTCCAATCAGCAGATGGCGGTGCAATTGGCGAAAGAGTGCACGGCTCCCGTGTTTTGGCCCAGCGATGCGACTTGGCCCGATTCGATCGAGGTAGCGTATCCCGAGATGGTCCCTCCGTTGCGAACTGACAGGGATTCGATTTTGGTTGGAACGCTAAAGGGACCGACAGCCGAGGGTCGAGTGTCTTTGCGAGGCGTCATCGCAGGCAAAGAAGTAGGGTTGGACTGGTCGGTTCAAACCGAGGGGCTCAATCCCGACTTAGCTTTTCTTCCGAAGGTGGTTGAGAAGGCTCGACTGGACGGTGGATTGCTTTTGCCGACGGCGGGCTCGGACGCGTTGAAGTCCTTGGGAAGTGTTTTGATGTCCAGTTCGGAAGAATTGGTGAAAGACGCCCGATATGCGTTGGGGAGCGGGGATCGCGAGTCGGCGATTGCGATTGCGACCGAGGCATTGAAGCGTTCGCCGAACAGCCTCAGTGCTAAAAACGTTTTGGACGCCGCGATGGCGATGGAGTCGACGGATAATCCTGCGAGACGCCCCGCAGCTTCGAGCGACGCATCGAAGGGGGCCGAGCTTCCGAAAGAGAAGCCCGTGAAGGCGCCGAGCGCCAGGCCGAAGATTGTGAAGTTTATCGCGTTCCAGGCTGGAGACGATCCGTTTGGTGCACCGGCGACGCAGCCAGCCCAGGACCCTTTCGAAGACGACAAGTCAGCGGCTCCGCCATCGAATGTTGTCCCGCCATCGACTCCTGTCGTTCCAGCGGAACCGGCTCCTGCTCCTGCTCCGGCGTTGAGTTCGGATGCTGGCAGTATGCTGGGCGCTCCCGGTGTAGCCTACGATGAGCTTGCTGATGCCGGAGAGCTTTTGCGAGAAGATGAATCGTTGCGAAGAGTCGCAGCCCAGCAACTGGAAGCACAGGTCAAGGCGGAGATTGCCTCGGCTCGTCGCGCCAGCATGCCGGGTGCGCCGTCGACAGATTACAGCGCCATGAAATTGTCCTTAAAGGCGTTGCTGGACCAAGTGAGAAGAGCTCCTGAGCTGGACGCAGGGAGCCGGGTTCGGCTTGAGAAGTCGGTTGCGGAAGCGATTCAGCGGGCGGCGCGCGCTGAGGCGGCCAAACGGGAAGAGATTGCTCGGGAAGAGGCAGTTCGATCCGCGCAGTCAGCGACTCAGCGCCTGTTGGCCGAGTCCGAACGGCGTGAAGAGACGATCAAGCAGTTGGTAGACCGTTACGATTCGCTGATGCGACAACAAATGTACTCCGCAGCGAATACAGAGGTTGCCCCCCAGATCACCTCGTTGGATCGGGAATCGGTGATCGACGTGGTGACGAACTTAGAGTCGAACATGGCAGCAAATGCCCGTCTGATCGAAGACGTCATCAACCAACGCAACAAAGCCTTCGTCGATTCTCTTTACTTGAATGAAGTGGGCTTGGTGCCGTTCGTCGACGAACCACCTATCCGTTATCCACCGCACGATGTTTGGCAAGCTTTGAGCCGTCGTCGCCTGGAGCGATATGGTTCGATCGATTTGTCCGGCGGTAAAGAATCCGAGCGCAAGATCTATAGGTCTTTGGATGAAAAGGTCAACGTGGACTTTAACGGTCTGCCCCTTTCTGCGGTTCTCTCTCGGTTCGCGGACGATCAGGGTATTCCGATCGTTCCCGATGAAAAGGCTTTGGAGGAAGAAACGATTTCGTTGGACGAACCTATCACTCTCCAGTTGGCCTCAGACGTCTCCTTCCGATCAGCTCTCAAGCTGATTCTCGAACCGTTGAATTTGACTTATGTCATTGAAGACGAAGTCATGCGTATCACGACCAAGCAGAGCTCGGCCAATGTTGTCCGTGTTTATCCCGTCGGTGACCTTGTCATTCCCGTTCTTCCCGGCATGGCTGGTGGCGGGATGATGGGAGGTATGGGTGGCATGGGAGGCATGGGCGGTGGCATGGGAGGTATGGGCGGCATGGGTGGAATGGGCGGCATGGGAGGAATGGGCGGCATGGGCGGCATGGGTGGTGGCATGGGCGGGATGGGTGGCATGGGGATGGGTGGTATGGGAGGTGGAATGTTCGACGTGAACGACACCACCCAGAAATCACCCTCCGCTGCGAAGTCGCCCGCTCAACTCGTCGATGAGATTTCTTCTGACGATGAGAACGTAAAGTTGGCTGCTGAAACCGAGCTCTCCAAGTGGGTCTTGTCGAAGATGACGGCTGGGAAGAAGGAGATTGAGGCGGGGAACACCCAAGAGGCTACACGTCACTTCCAAGAAGTAATCGACACGGTCAACGAGGCGATGCGTCGCTCACTGCCGGCAGCTTGGATGTATGACGCGCTTAGCACAGCCATGCAAGCCAACGAGTACTCTCCGCAATCGATCCGTCGTGTTCTCCTGTCTGCTCTCGATTATGGCGCGGGAGAGGAGGATGCGATCAAGATCGCTCGGTACCTGAGCGGCGCGGGCATGAAAAAGGAGGCATTGAAGGTGCTGCGAGACGTCCATGTCTCGAGTCCGATGAACAAGGATGCCCTTTCTCTAGCACTGGCGATTGCCACCGATACCGAAGACTTGGATGGGATGCGTTGGGCTTCGGCTGGCGTGCTGCGTCAAAGCTGGACGGATGATGCATTGCCATTGATCGAAAAGGCCCTACTCACTGCGAGGGCTTGCTATATCCGTATGACCGACAACAAAGAAACGATGAACGCGTATACCTTCGAGCAGGAGCTCAAGGATGCACGTACCCGCGATTTGATTGTCCGAGTTGTTTGGACCGGGGATGCCGACTTGGATATCTCGGTGGAGGAGCCTGCTGGAACGGTTTGCGATCAACAGAATTCGCATACCGCATCGGGAGGAGTTCACTTGGGTGACGGTTCGTCCTTGGGCAAGTCTGCGAAGGACGGCTACTCTGAGTCGTATGTTTGCGGTCAGGGGTATGCAGGAGCCTACAAGATCATCATCAAGAAGATTTGGGGCGAAGTCGCGGGTGGTAAAGTGACCGTCAACATTTTGTCGGATTATGGTACTCCCGAGGTAAAGGTGATCCAACAGGTCGTTGAGATGGGCCCGACCGCTCCGATGGCGGTCGTCATTGCCCACGTGAAAAACGGTCATCGATCTCAGCCGATCGAAGAGGCCTATTTGGCAAAGGTGAGAACCGCGAAGAATGCGATGGGTGCCGCGATTCTCGCGCAGCAAGCAGGGAATGCAGCCAACAATGGCGCCCCGAACAACGGTGCTGCCGGCGCGAACAACAACGCGGACGCCGGGTCGCTCAGCGATCTTGAGCTCTTTTGGGCGAGGTATTGGGCAGCCCAGAATAACAATGGCGGACTCAACAACGGTCGACTGCCGTTCTTCGGGCGCGGCGCCGTCGGTTACCAGCCACAGATCACCGTTATCCCGTCGGGTGCATTCATGACACCGCTGGCGGTCATTTCAGGTGATCGACGATACGTTCGAATCGGCTTTTTGCAGCCTCCTAGTTTCAACGACATCATCTCGGTGGATACGTTCAATATTTCCACTGGAACGACCGGCAACGGAGCGGGTGGTGGATTGGGCGGTGGAGGTCTCGGTGGCGGCGGTCTCGGCGGTGGGGGTGGTCTTGGCGGTGGTGGAGGATTCGGAGGAGGCGGGTTGTTCTAA
- a CDS encoding DUF11 domain-containing protein, with protein MSLLGNTPVRSRTLPGCLIVALLLVASSPSASPAQSDDAPDARANELDSPKPSFSNPFGKLFARKPADDSEPAPKPARPATGLKPGSTLFRPARTKPSLPEEGAAAQPETRGGLLVPLKSFTNRVFRQNVDEPNPTDDTPALTPPTPSAASEEPNRPFREPFKNLPRPRLAPNREESEIELEEIVIPPPTPARSPKSNSPLEVAPPVVSRSTPGTFSTPGTFATPDADDSPLSYRGAGNPNKSDVSTRSEPVSSSTPASRLPVNNSSRRSSDSMPLAPTPGPSVRNDREKDEVPSLIDLSSDSHSKRSPATTNQNPSNTTTPLQRPIETARADELEVPRVFTTRSSNTKVPTQPISSRAAKGEATLPTATHSTSTTTSIPSNTTTETTHPVEASPPQQRSPQKGSNLDTRNTKPSLGMMQLPGVRVSVQGPDALLVGQDAAFEILAKNEGNVDLNGLLLRISVPASVEVGQLSASHGQSEPENAPEENAIGWEIPKLQAGGQVSLRMILRTVKPEHFAMGIEWTAVPQSQEYAIRVQQPQLEVALEGPSEAEFGAPQNYRLRIRNPGNAVAKNVEVVLQAGNYGSNQSKVGDVLPGDEKVIDVELLFEQNGTIPVAATARSEVANLEANGEIQVKVKQAVLEASWTGPNEFFQGTAAEYRVTVVNRGDVAASNTECTLRIPDGASPSNLPSGAIRKGNTIHWDIKRLQPQESVSFPFGLAMSETGGNVLEFAAACKNGRPLTSSHTTLIDSIVDLKLTVKDPIAPAPVGQPVVYEIEIHNRGSKAATGVQVLAQFSEGIEPVRFEGAEGRIQPGQVLFEPIGSVDAGTKLTLRVFAEASQQGVHRFRAEVKCDAGDANLLQEESTRFLASGPIETED; from the coding sequence ATGTCGCTTTTAGGAAACACCCCCGTTCGCTCGCGCACCCTGCCAGGATGCTTGATCGTGGCCTTGCTCCTGGTGGCATCTTCTCCCTCGGCCTCCCCCGCACAATCGGACGACGCCCCCGACGCGAGGGCAAACGAACTGGACTCGCCGAAGCCCTCATTCTCCAACCCATTCGGCAAACTCTTTGCCCGCAAACCTGCTGATGATTCGGAACCGGCGCCGAAACCCGCCCGACCGGCCACTGGACTCAAACCCGGTTCGACCCTCTTTCGCCCCGCACGCACCAAACCCTCATTGCCAGAGGAAGGTGCCGCGGCCCAACCCGAAACCCGTGGCGGCTTGCTCGTACCCCTCAAATCATTCACCAACCGCGTATTTCGCCAAAATGTCGACGAGCCGAATCCAACGGACGATACCCCGGCGCTCACTCCACCTACGCCATCCGCTGCTTCCGAGGAACCCAATCGCCCTTTCCGCGAGCCCTTCAAAAATCTCCCTCGGCCCCGCTTAGCTCCCAACCGTGAGGAAAGCGAGATCGAACTGGAGGAAATCGTGATCCCTCCTCCAACTCCTGCTCGTTCACCCAAATCCAACTCGCCACTCGAGGTCGCACCTCCCGTCGTAAGTCGGAGCACGCCCGGTACCTTCTCAACGCCCGGTACCTTCGCAACACCGGATGCAGACGACTCCCCGCTATCCTACCGAGGTGCTGGCAACCCCAATAAGTCCGATGTCTCCACGCGTTCCGAACCGGTTTCCAGCAGTACGCCAGCTTCACGTCTACCAGTGAACAACTCGTCGCGCCGGAGCTCGGACTCCATGCCGCTCGCTCCTACTCCTGGCCCTTCCGTTCGCAACGATAGGGAAAAGGATGAAGTGCCCAGCCTCATCGATCTGTCGAGCGATTCCCATTCGAAACGTTCTCCAGCTACCACCAACCAAAATCCATCCAACACTACCACACCGCTCCAACGACCTATCGAAACAGCGAGGGCGGACGAACTAGAGGTGCCTCGTGTCTTCACCACACGCTCGAGTAACACCAAAGTTCCTACCCAACCGATCAGTTCGCGTGCAGCAAAGGGCGAGGCAACTCTCCCTACAGCGACTCACTCAACAAGCACGACGACTTCCATTCCATCAAATACGACTACAGAGACTACCCATCCAGTTGAAGCGTCCCCGCCCCAACAACGATCGCCCCAAAAAGGATCAAACCTCGACACCAGGAATACAAAACCTTCTCTCGGCATGATGCAACTGCCCGGGGTTCGCGTATCCGTACAAGGCCCTGATGCATTGTTGGTGGGACAAGATGCGGCCTTCGAGATCTTGGCAAAGAACGAAGGAAACGTCGACTTGAATGGGCTCCTGCTCCGCATTTCCGTCCCTGCCTCAGTAGAAGTCGGACAACTGTCTGCTTCACATGGCCAATCGGAACCAGAGAATGCACCCGAGGAAAATGCGATTGGTTGGGAGATCCCAAAGCTCCAAGCGGGTGGGCAAGTTTCCCTGCGAATGATCCTGCGCACGGTCAAACCCGAGCATTTCGCCATGGGAATCGAATGGACCGCCGTCCCGCAGTCCCAAGAATACGCGATCCGCGTACAACAACCACAACTTGAAGTTGCTCTCGAAGGACCTTCCGAAGCCGAATTTGGAGCTCCTCAAAATTACCGATTGCGAATCCGCAATCCAGGCAACGCCGTGGCAAAGAATGTAGAAGTGGTTCTCCAGGCTGGTAACTACGGCAGCAATCAATCCAAGGTAGGTGATGTTCTACCCGGTGACGAGAAGGTGATCGACGTCGAACTGCTGTTCGAACAAAACGGTACGATTCCTGTCGCGGCGACGGCGCGAAGTGAAGTTGCCAATCTGGAGGCCAATGGGGAAATCCAGGTGAAGGTCAAACAGGCTGTTCTCGAAGCTTCGTGGACTGGCCCCAATGAATTTTTCCAAGGAACTGCCGCAGAATACCGAGTCACGGTCGTGAATCGAGGTGACGTCGCTGCCTCAAACACCGAATGCACCTTGCGAATTCCCGACGGCGCGAGCCCATCCAACTTGCCATCCGGGGCAATTCGCAAAGGGAATACGATCCATTGGGACATCAAACGATTACAACCGCAAGAATCGGTCTCATTTCCATTCGGACTTGCGATGAGCGAAACAGGAGGGAATGTTTTGGAGTTCGCAGCTGCTTGCAAAAACGGACGGCCACTCACTTCATCGCATACGACACTGATCGATTCGATTGTCGATTTGAAACTCACCGTCAAAGATCCGATCGCGCCCGCACCGGTGGGGCAGCCTGTTGTTTATGAAATCGAGATCCATAACCGTGGAAGCAAAGCAGCCACCGGTGTCCAAGTCCTTGCACAGTTTTCGGAAGGGATCGAACCCGTACGATTTGAAGGTGCCGAAGGGCGAATTCAGCCGGGGCAAGTCCTCTTTGAACCGATCGGTAGCGTCGACGCAGGGACCAAGCTCACGCTCCGTGTTTTTGCAGAAGCTTCGCAGCAAGGGGTGCATCGATTCCGCGCAGAAGTAAAATGCGACGCTGGAGATGCGAATCTCCTCCAAGAAGAATCGACCCGATTTCTTGCAAGCGGACCGATCGAAACTGAAGACTGA
- a CDS encoding serine/threonine-protein kinase: MPCRFGDYVLEKVLGRGGMGVVYLATQSNLSRQVAVKMIRSGALASDDEVIRFYAEARSAGSLMHPSIITIYHCGEHEGHHFFSMDYVPGTDLAKKLSEGPMNVREAVRYVRDVARAIDYAHSQGVVHRDLKPANVLITQDDEVVLTDFGLAKRIGADEGLTATGAALGTPSYMSPEQAAGKSEEQGASTDVYAMGAILYALLVGKPPFQAETVLQTMMQVMNRPAPSVRLSRPDVHPDLDTIVMKCLEKTPSRRYATARELADDLERFYQGSPISARPPSMWRQAKYWLSNVPIIAALSGSRNVEPTRSQRMTQNIVLFLLFAGLVTWLVGPRMLEVVHDNTLPRRVTIASGSPGGMYFQFAGQISAEIERETGLHPNVIPTNGSLDNLKQLQDGKVHLAIMQESAVRSDQVAVVAPLFYEAVHILVRKELGIRRIEDIASRRVMLGSKASGTRQAAIRLISHFDMDVDELSTIDGDWFQEDLRRQAEVVVVVVKVGQQGVRDMLHAEGFEMLPISNAATLALEEPMFRPYEIPMKDYGLDGAGSVQTLATTALLVVRRDAPSRLVSESLQAIYHQSPAGASISGLIPLELAVNWQGLPYHEAARRFYQQYER; the protein is encoded by the coding sequence TTGCCCTGCCGTTTCGGTGACTATGTATTAGAAAAGGTATTAGGGCGAGGTGGTATGGGCGTCGTTTACTTGGCGACCCAATCCAACTTAAGTCGCCAGGTCGCAGTCAAAATGATCCGTTCGGGTGCGTTGGCGAGCGACGATGAAGTCATCCGATTCTATGCTGAGGCCCGCAGCGCAGGGAGCTTGATGCACCCTTCGATCATCACGATCTACCACTGCGGGGAGCACGAGGGACATCATTTCTTTTCGATGGACTACGTCCCCGGAACCGACTTGGCCAAAAAGCTAAGCGAGGGGCCCATGAACGTCCGGGAGGCTGTTCGGTATGTTCGAGATGTCGCTCGGGCCATCGATTACGCACATTCCCAAGGGGTCGTTCACAGGGATTTAAAACCGGCCAACGTTCTGATCACACAGGATGATGAGGTCGTCTTAACCGACTTCGGATTGGCCAAACGCATAGGCGCCGACGAAGGCCTCACCGCGACGGGGGCGGCTCTAGGCACCCCCAGCTACATGTCACCCGAGCAAGCCGCGGGGAAGAGCGAAGAGCAGGGCGCGTCGACCGATGTTTATGCGATGGGGGCGATTCTTTATGCGTTGCTCGTAGGCAAGCCCCCTTTCCAAGCCGAGACGGTCCTGCAAACCATGATGCAGGTCATGAACCGTCCAGCCCCTAGCGTTCGTTTATCCAGGCCGGATGTCCATCCCGATCTGGATACGATTGTCATGAAGTGTTTAGAAAAAACACCATCGCGACGCTATGCCACGGCCCGCGAATTAGCGGACGATCTCGAACGCTTCTATCAGGGGTCTCCCATTTCGGCGCGCCCCCCATCGATGTGGAGACAGGCCAAGTACTGGCTGTCCAACGTACCGATCATCGCGGCTCTATCGGGATCGCGAAATGTCGAGCCCACGCGTTCCCAACGCATGACCCAAAATATCGTCCTCTTCCTGCTCTTCGCCGGATTGGTGACTTGGCTCGTCGGTCCCCGAATGCTGGAAGTCGTTCATGACAACACGCTTCCCCGACGCGTCACGATCGCCTCGGGGTCCCCGGGAGGGATGTATTTCCAGTTTGCAGGTCAAATTTCTGCCGAAATCGAACGCGAAACTGGATTGCACCCCAATGTGATCCCAACCAATGGTTCCCTAGATAATTTGAAGCAGCTTCAGGACGGCAAGGTACACCTAGCGATCATGCAGGAATCTGCCGTACGATCCGATCAAGTCGCGGTGGTTGCACCTTTGTTTTACGAAGCAGTGCATATTTTGGTGAGAAAGGAATTGGGCATTCGTCGTATCGAAGATATCGCCTCCAGACGCGTCATGCTCGGTTCCAAGGCCTCGGGTACTCGACAAGCTGCGATACGTTTGATTTCTCATTTCGATATGGATGTCGATGAACTCTCCACCATCGATGGCGATTGGTTTCAAGAGGATCTGCGCCGCCAAGCGGAAGTGGTGGTCGTTGTGGTGAAAGTAGGGCAACAGGGCGTACGGGATATGCTGCATGCAGAAGGCTTCGAAATGTTACCTATCAGCAATGCGGCAACACTGGCACTTGAGGAGCCGATGTTCCGCCCGTACGAGATACCCATGAAGGATTATGGCCTCGACGGGGCAGGTTCGGTGCAAACGCTTGCAACGACGGCATTGCTCGTCGTACGACGAGATGCACCTTCCAGATTGGTCAGCGAGTCACTTCAGGCGATCTATCATCAAAGCCCGGCCGGCGCGAGTATCAGTGGCCTGATTCCGTTGGAGTTGGCTGTCAACTGGCAAGGTCTCCCTTATCATGAGGCAGCGCGTCGATTTTACCAGCAGTACGAACGTTGA
- the tnpC gene encoding IS66 family transposase, with translation MSPPTSSHPLIPAEIDAEMTPAVRAFVHALIAGFQSQINILQSQIVDLNAKISDLESQVKKLTPQNSSIPPSSVHPHAKALKNKPKSGKSRGGQKGHPRHQRALVPVDQCDSIIALMPSTCRCCQKPLSGEDSSPIRHQVYELPVIKAFITEYQRHRLHCTRCGTTTCAELPIGVPSGQSGPRLIAFTALLMGHFRQSKRLASEFLRDLLNIPCCPATTVKMQDIASAALAKPHEELRQSLASERNVFMDETPTKQANTKAWLWTAVANQFVVFSVFASRAATAIESLLGSNFEGIINCDRAKMYYVAKHLQWCWAHLIRDIQAMIDSKVPDRVGFGTQVMKEVKEVFRLWHRFKQGQIEWEEFQNSAIPIAKKINELLYAGMGSHDSKLRNQCKSLYVHRNRLWLFISNQGLEPTNNRAERALRKAVIYRKLSFGTQSEGGSRFIERIFSVAATCRIQNRSVYQYLVRAIEAKLTNQPAPKILPTP, from the coding sequence GTGTCTCCACCAACATCATCCCATCCGCTGATCCCTGCTGAAATCGACGCCGAGATGACTCCGGCGGTTCGGGCTTTTGTGCACGCGTTGATTGCTGGCTTTCAGTCCCAGATCAACATCCTGCAATCGCAGATCGTTGATTTAAATGCGAAAATCTCGGATCTCGAATCTCAAGTCAAGAAACTGACCCCTCAGAATTCCTCAATACCGCCAAGCAGCGTGCATCCCCACGCCAAAGCTCTTAAGAACAAACCCAAGAGCGGTAAAAGTCGTGGTGGACAAAAGGGACACCCTCGCCACCAGCGTGCGTTGGTCCCGGTTGACCAATGCGACTCTATAATTGCGCTGATGCCTTCGACGTGCCGTTGTTGCCAAAAACCACTGTCCGGCGAAGATTCTTCACCTATCCGTCACCAAGTTTATGAACTTCCGGTCATCAAGGCTTTCATCACCGAATACCAGCGTCATCGACTCCATTGCACCCGATGCGGCACAACAACATGTGCTGAGCTTCCAATAGGTGTACCGAGTGGACAGTCCGGACCGAGGCTGATTGCATTTACCGCATTACTGATGGGACACTTTCGCCAAAGCAAACGCCTAGCGTCGGAATTTCTACGCGACCTACTGAACATTCCCTGTTGCCCTGCAACCACCGTCAAGATGCAGGACATCGCATCGGCAGCGCTCGCCAAACCGCACGAAGAACTCCGGCAATCGCTTGCATCAGAGCGCAACGTCTTTATGGACGAAACCCCCACTAAGCAGGCCAACACCAAGGCCTGGCTGTGGACGGCCGTAGCAAATCAATTCGTCGTTTTTTCTGTTTTCGCCAGTCGCGCAGCAACTGCGATCGAATCGCTTCTAGGTTCTAATTTTGAAGGCATCATCAACTGCGACCGTGCGAAGATGTACTATGTTGCGAAACATCTGCAATGGTGCTGGGCTCACTTGATTCGCGATATCCAAGCGATGATCGATTCGAAGGTCCCGGATCGTGTCGGATTCGGTACTCAAGTCATGAAAGAGGTCAAAGAAGTTTTTCGTCTATGGCATCGATTCAAGCAAGGCCAGATCGAATGGGAGGAATTCCAGAATTCAGCGATCCCAATAGCCAAGAAGATCAATGAACTTCTGTACGCAGGAATGGGAAGTCACGATTCGAAGTTGCGGAATCAGTGTAAATCGCTGTATGTGCACCGAAACCGGTTATGGCTGTTCATCAGCAATCAAGGGCTTGAACCAACGAACAACCGCGCCGAACGAGCGTTGCGCAAGGCTGTCATTTATCGAAAGTTATCTTTTGGAACGCAGTCGGAAGGCGGCAGCAGGTTTATCGAGCGCATCTTTAGCGTTGCAGCAACATGCCGCATTCAAAATCGAAGCGTCTATCAGTACCTTGTTCGAGCCATCGAAGCCAAACTAACAAATCAGCCAGCCCCCAAGATACTCCCCACCCCGTGA